Proteins encoded by one window of Bacillus rossius redtenbacheri isolate Brsri chromosome 3, Brsri_v3, whole genome shotgun sequence:
- the LOC134530875 gene encoding solute carrier family 25 member 45-like isoform X1 has product MDFLTWSEFIAGWAAGVCGLAVGHPADTVKLRHQTFQRSGILRVICETFRHEGVRGFYKGMGFPLLSAGTLNSVFFGTYANTLRHLHAGGDGNPPRRLNVFLAGCAGGVAQVFLACPVELIKIRLQAHTGSLSPLRCVAGVCRTQGPAGLYRGFHVMLWRDVPAFGVYVLAYEEVTATWPGSQGSVLQQILAGGTAGMLSWSAIIPLDVVKSRIQSDNPENPRYRGIADCLVKSYRNDGLLVFGRGFSLIVLRAFPVNAAIFVGYEWCRKTLCNVDAPT; this is encoded by the exons ATGGATTTCTTAACGTGGTCTGAATTTATTGCTGGGTGGGCAGCTG GTGTGTGCGGTCTAGCCGTGGGACATCCTGCGGACACTGTCAAGCTGCGTCACCAGACCTTCCAACGGTCGGGCATCTTGAGGGTCATCTGCGAGACATTCCGTCACGAAGGG GTGCGGGGCTTCTACAAGGGCATGGGCTTCCCGCTGCTGTCTGCGGGCACCCTCAACTCCGTGTTCTTCGGAACGTATGCAAACACGCTGCGGCACCTACATGCGGGAGGGGACGGCAACCCACCGCGGCGCCTGAATGTTTTCCTGGCAGGGTGCGCAGGTGGTGTGGCCCAGGTGTTCCTCGCCTGCCCTGTGGAGCTCATCAAGATACGCCTGCAGGCACACACAG GGAGCCTAAGCCCCCTGCGGTGCGTGGCAGGGGTGTGCCGAACGCAGGGCCCGGCAGGGCTGTACCGCGGCTTCCATGTCATGCTGTGGCG GGACGTGCCGGCGTTTGGGGTGTACGTGCTGGCTTACGAGGAGGTCACTGCTACATGGCCAGGGTCCCAGGGGAGCGTCCTCCAGCAGATACTGGCCGGTGGCACCGCAG GGATGCTGTCGTGGAGTGCGATTATCCCTCTGGATGTGGTGAAGTCCCGCATCCAGTCGGACAACCCCGAGAACCCCAGGTACCGGGGCATCGCAGACTGCCTCGTGAAGAGCTACAGGAACGACGGGCTGCTAGTGTTCGGCCGAGGATTCTCGCTCATCGTTCTTCGCGCGTTCCCAGTCAATGCCGCCATCTTCGTCGGGTACGAGTGGTGTCGCAAGACACTTTGCAACGTGGACGCACCTACGTAA
- the LOC134530875 gene encoding solute carrier family 25 member 45-like isoform X2: MGFPLLSAGTLNSVFFGTYANTLRHLHAGGDGNPPRRLNVFLAGCAGGVAQVFLACPVELIKIRLQAHTGSLSPLRCVAGVCRTQGPAGLYRGFHVMLWRDVPAFGVYVLAYEEVTATWPGSQGSVLQQILAGGTAGMLSWSAIIPLDVVKSRIQSDNPENPRYRGIADCLVKSYRNDGLLVFGRGFSLIVLRAFPVNAAIFVGYEWCRKTLCNVDAPT; encoded by the exons ATGGGCTTCCCGCTGCTGTCTGCGGGCACCCTCAACTCCGTGTTCTTCGGAACGTATGCAAACACGCTGCGGCACCTACATGCGGGAGGGGACGGCAACCCACCGCGGCGCCTGAATGTTTTCCTGGCAGGGTGCGCAGGTGGTGTGGCCCAGGTGTTCCTCGCCTGCCCTGTGGAGCTCATCAAGATACGCCTGCAGGCACACACAG GGAGCCTAAGCCCCCTGCGGTGCGTGGCAGGGGTGTGCCGAACGCAGGGCCCGGCAGGGCTGTACCGCGGCTTCCATGTCATGCTGTGGCG GGACGTGCCGGCGTTTGGGGTGTACGTGCTGGCTTACGAGGAGGTCACTGCTACATGGCCAGGGTCCCAGGGGAGCGTCCTCCAGCAGATACTGGCCGGTGGCACCGCAG GGATGCTGTCGTGGAGTGCGATTATCCCTCTGGATGTGGTGAAGTCCCGCATCCAGTCGGACAACCCCGAGAACCCCAGGTACCGGGGCATCGCAGACTGCCTCGTGAAGAGCTACAGGAACGACGGGCTGCTAGTGTTCGGCCGAGGATTCTCGCTCATCGTTCTTCGCGCGTTCCCAGTCAATGCCGCCATCTTCGTCGGGTACGAGTGGTGTCGCAAGACACTTTGCAACGTGGACGCACCTACGTAA
- the LOC134530876 gene encoding probable salivary secreted peptide, with protein sequence MTATRGLVLCGLVLLGLAAVHGALPYYYPFLTHASNHSVAQGWRQFGDRILHRELVRRSASFLRVVTQEWRWPPKGLANATITYVSAADLLQDGTGGYVNVTFGGVGLREVGLRFKSQRGSGFSFLVEVYGR encoded by the coding sequence ATGACTGCGACACGGGGCCTGGTGCTGTGTGGACTCGTCCTGCTGGGACTCGCGGCGGTGCACGGGGCTCTGCCGTACTACTACCCCTTCCTGACGCACGCGAGCAACCACAGCGTAGCGCAGGGCTGGCGCCAGTTCGGGGACCGCATCCTGCACCGCGAGCTGGTGCGTCGCTCGGCCAGCTTCCTGCGGGTGGTGACCCAGGAGTGGCGCTGGCCGCCCAAGGGCCTGGCCAACGCCACCATCACCTACGTGTCGGCCGCGGACCTGCTCCAGGACGGGACCGGGGGCTACGTCAACGTCACCTTTGGGGGTGTGGGACTGCGAGAGGTGGGGCTGCGGTTCAAGTCCCAGCGCGGCAGCGGCTTCAGCTTCCTCGTCGAGGTGTACGGCAGGTAG